The Archaeoglobus neptunius nucleotide sequence ATGTAAGAAAACTTTTGAAATCTCTCTCGAAACGTACGAAAAACTCTCGAAGAGTGCAAACACCCTGACGTGTCACTACTGCCACACAATTGAGAAAGTAAGCAGAGAAATCAACAGGAAGAAAAGGAAAAAGGCTGTCGTGAAACTACAGGTGGGAAAAGTGTCACAAACGACACAGAGACACCCCAAAACACGACGAAAAGCGACCCACTCCCGCCTCACACCACCAGCTCAAAAAGTACCTACTATCGTAGTTAGGCAACACACACCCGAGAGGAGCACGAAAAAGGTAGCCCTCCTCGCAGTTGCCGGCGCGGTAACGACGATACTCGGTGTTGGGGTAAACTCTCTCGTCGTCCAGGTAGTTGGCCTCACCTCTCTTGCAGTAGGGCTTACAGCCCTCCTGAGAAAGAATTGACGTTTGGCCTCCACTTACCAGACAAAAAGGTCAATGTCTGGCTCTTAAAGCGACAAAACTACACAAACATATATATTCTTTTTTAATGGAGTACAGAACATGGAACTCAACTCCGACAAGGACTTCTACATTGTAGATATAACTAACAAGGAGAAGAACCCAGAGCCCCAAAACCTGAAGAAGACCTCCATTTCTTCATATCTCCGCAGACTGAAGATTATGAGACTATGGAGATACACGAGAAGAACTCTCGCCCTCTTCATTGCCCTCGTCATTGCGTGGGGCTTCTACACAAAGCCAACTGACAGCATGTGGACGAACGAGTACTGGTTCGGAGGCACAACGACGGTGGGAGTGGTTGGGGGGCTCTTCGCAATTTTGGCGGCACAGAAAAAGGAATCGGCAAAACTCTTCCTGGTGGCAGCGGCAATGCTTTACGCCTTGTTTAACATCTACCCCCCCTTAGCAAAACTCGTAGAAGACGTATTTCTAACGCTAAATCAGTACCTCCCGTGATCTACACAAACATACGCACCCCGACCTTGAAGACTACAACTTCAAGGTAGATCGGGAAGTAGGGAGGACGACAAGTATTTACAAAGCCCCCCTGAACGAGACGAGTAGGGCCCAAGTATACGCAACAGATGTAGAGCGAGGCGAGCGTTTCACCCAGTGATCACTTCGCCAATACTGAGGGGAACATCCCTCAACTTCTTCCCGACGATTGCTTTGGCGACTTTACCTGCCTCGCTCTCGTTAAGTGCAACGACCTTAACGGATGTTTCGACACACACCATCGACATTCCGGGGGTGAAGAGCACGGCGTCGAGACCCCTCCCACAGGTGCAACTAACCCTGCACACCTCCAACCTTTTGTCGCTCAACCTCTTTCCGACCTCGTGAATTGCGATGTTAACTGCGTCTTTCGGCGTACGAGCATTTCGGACTATCCACGGAATTATGACCCTGACGACGTATATGTTCCCTCTCTTCTTAGCTCTCCTAACAGTATTGGTACCAATATCCATTCAACCACCCTCTATTCGAGATTGCTCCAATCTCCTCCGGTTGTAGTCGATGAAGTACTGGGTCTTCTCTCTCTTGTAATCTTTCGCGTAAGAGAATATCTCGTGAATCTCCTCGTCGCTGTAGCCCTCCTCTAACAGCATGAACACGAGGTGAACTCTTGCTATGTGCTCTATCGCTCCTCTCTTACTCTCCTCGGGCATGCTCGCTACATACTCGGACTTTGAGTGGATTTTCACTATTCGCGGGTCGGCGCTCAACACACCGTGCTCTTTCAGCACGCTAACGTAGTGTTCTATCCTCTTCTTCCACCTACCTTTTGCCGGTTTAACTTTCCGCTGCTTTTTTCTCTGCCCAGCTTCCCGTTCTAACTCTTCAAGCATCACAGAAACGTACTCGAACGCCTCCCTGAAGTACCCGCTCTCCTCGTAGTGGGGCAGGTCGTACTTCCCACTCTTTACGAATCTTATCACATCATCGTACGTCATGTTCTTCAGCCGTTTGGGTGAGATGGGCGTACAGTA carries:
- a CDS encoding DUF555 domain-containing protein, with translation MDIGTNTVRRAKKRGNIYVVRVIIPWIVRNARTPKDAVNIAIHEVGKRLSDKRLEVCRVSCTCGRGLDAVLFTPGMSMVCVETSVKVVALNESEAGKVAKAIVGKKLRDVPLSIGEVITG